The following coding sequences are from one Anguilla rostrata isolate EN2019 chromosome 16, ASM1855537v3, whole genome shotgun sequence window:
- the LOC135241616 gene encoding maspardin-like isoform X1, with protein MVNARNWLFIPNYLQVKQVQRKMEEIRVSPDYNWFRSTVPLKRIIVDDDDSKVWSLYDAGPKSIRCPIILLPPVSGTAEVFFQQILALTGWGYRVISLQYPVYWDLLEFCDGFRKLLDYLQLDKVHLFGASLGGFLAQKFAECTHKSPRVHSLILCNSFSDTSIFHQTLTANSFWLMPAFMLKKIVLGNFARGPVDSKMVEAIDFMVDRLESLSQSELASRLTLNCQNSYVEPHKIKDVAVTIIDVFDQSALSHEVKEEMYKLYPDAKRAHLKTGGNFPYLCRSAEVNLYIQIHLRQFHGTRYAAIDPAMVSAEELDVQRTRCGGDSDPEEEPQDSATASRQH; from the exons ATGGTAAATGCACGGAATTGGTTATTTATACCGAACTATCTCCAAGTAAAACAGGTGCAGCGCA aaatggAGGAGATAAGAGTatctccagactacaactggTTCAGAAGCACCGTTCCACTCAAACGa ATTATTGTGGATGATGACGACAGTAAGGTTTGGTCACTGTATGATGCTGGCCCCAAAAGCATCAGATGTCCCATCATCTTGCTCCCCCCGGTCAGCGGGACAGCTGAGGTGTTCTTCCAGCAGATCTTAGCCCTCACAGGCTGGGGGTACAGGGTGATATCG CTGCAGTACCCTGTGTACTGGGATCTGCTGGAGTTTTGTGATGGATTCAGAAAGTTGCTAGATTACTTACAGCTGGACAAG gTGCATCTGTTTGGGGCCTCTTTAGGAGGCTTCCTGGCACAGAAGTTTGCtgagtgcacacacaaatcCCCCAGAGTGCACTCTCTTATCCTCTGCAACTCCTTTAGTGACACATCCATCTTTCACCAGACTTTGACGGCAAACAG TTTCTGGTTGATGCCTGCCTTCATGCTGAAGAAGATCGTTCTCGGTAACTTTGCCAGAGGGCCGGTGGACTCAAAGATGGTGGAAGCCATCGACTTTATGGTGGATCGG ctggagagTTTGAGCCAGAGCGAACTGGCCTCTCGGCTGACACTCAACTGCCAGAACTCTTATGTGGAACCGCACAAAATAAAGGATGTGGCGGTCACCATCATCGAT GTGTTTGATCAGAGTGCCCTTTCGCATGAAGTGAAAGAGGAGATGTACAAGCTGTACCCTGATGCAAAGAGAGCTCACCTAAAAACTGGGGGGAACTTCCCCTACCTGTGCAGGAGTGCAGAAGTCAATCTGTACATCCAG ATTCACTTGCGCCAGTTCCACGGCACGCGGTATGCAGCCATAGACCCTGCCATGGTCAGTGCAGAGGAGCTGGATGTACAGAGAACACGGTGCGGTGGTGACAGTGACCCAGAGGAGGAACCGCAGGACTCAGCCACCGCTTCCCGCCAGCACTGA
- the LOC135241616 gene encoding maspardin-like isoform X2 — protein sequence MEEIRVSPDYNWFRSTVPLKRIIVDDDDSKVWSLYDAGPKSIRCPIILLPPVSGTAEVFFQQILALTGWGYRVISLQYPVYWDLLEFCDGFRKLLDYLQLDKVHLFGASLGGFLAQKFAECTHKSPRVHSLILCNSFSDTSIFHQTLTANSFWLMPAFMLKKIVLGNFARGPVDSKMVEAIDFMVDRLESLSQSELASRLTLNCQNSYVEPHKIKDVAVTIIDVFDQSALSHEVKEEMYKLYPDAKRAHLKTGGNFPYLCRSAEVNLYIQIHLRQFHGTRYAAIDPAMVSAEELDVQRTRCGGDSDPEEEPQDSATASRQH from the exons atggAGGAGATAAGAGTatctccagactacaactggTTCAGAAGCACCGTTCCACTCAAACGa ATTATTGTGGATGATGACGACAGTAAGGTTTGGTCACTGTATGATGCTGGCCCCAAAAGCATCAGATGTCCCATCATCTTGCTCCCCCCGGTCAGCGGGACAGCTGAGGTGTTCTTCCAGCAGATCTTAGCCCTCACAGGCTGGGGGTACAGGGTGATATCG CTGCAGTACCCTGTGTACTGGGATCTGCTGGAGTTTTGTGATGGATTCAGAAAGTTGCTAGATTACTTACAGCTGGACAAG gTGCATCTGTTTGGGGCCTCTTTAGGAGGCTTCCTGGCACAGAAGTTTGCtgagtgcacacacaaatcCCCCAGAGTGCACTCTCTTATCCTCTGCAACTCCTTTAGTGACACATCCATCTTTCACCAGACTTTGACGGCAAACAG TTTCTGGTTGATGCCTGCCTTCATGCTGAAGAAGATCGTTCTCGGTAACTTTGCCAGAGGGCCGGTGGACTCAAAGATGGTGGAAGCCATCGACTTTATGGTGGATCGG ctggagagTTTGAGCCAGAGCGAACTGGCCTCTCGGCTGACACTCAACTGCCAGAACTCTTATGTGGAACCGCACAAAATAAAGGATGTGGCGGTCACCATCATCGAT GTGTTTGATCAGAGTGCCCTTTCGCATGAAGTGAAAGAGGAGATGTACAAGCTGTACCCTGATGCAAAGAGAGCTCACCTAAAAACTGGGGGGAACTTCCCCTACCTGTGCAGGAGTGCAGAAGTCAATCTGTACATCCAG ATTCACTTGCGCCAGTTCCACGGCACGCGGTATGCAGCCATAGACCCTGCCATGGTCAGTGCAGAGGAGCTGGATGTACAGAGAACACGGTGCGGTGGTGACAGTGACCCAGAGGAGGAACCGCAGGACTCAGCCACCGCTTCCCGCCAGCACTGA
- the LOC135241615 gene encoding pleckstrin homology domain-containing family O member 2-like isoform X1, translating to MEDGVKGATSEPGKVGWVKKSSGKLLGSYKERYIKVEKTEMVVFKNQELQTCLERVDLEKYDKCLELRSTFKKKSRLVLIQAPNCGSKVHNVKLQVENSEEKEAWIKALNDAINRAKNKIFDEVKVDESCSLDHVTQSRPRGNRSRRPPTRIHLKEVASASSDGILRLDLDTAEHTPNGTHELSAATVEVTDIKTDHVPKPPVALLQPSEGLQETLSEEGMTDPIPPLKESKLRVLEEEDTSAGTTADSGSEPVATEKPTGTQDHAEDHPFELPSKSQLSTASEQVMGKDGLSPTLSDTPITPPVDMPTSPVLQRHESDQPTPEQELPSEQELPSEHEVPFEQELPSEQEMPFEQEVANPLLNAPEPPASLSYRAEVQFVIGPVQPLVTEPAEYSPELLPESLPEPSSEFSPEHAPTPAPESPPSTEPAPESSGLPATPNMKSLKVLAVSDQSCDHWEGSVQDPASSEETIIPLERLGVLSEEKGCSPSMGQEDIKSKDSGQRSHDGADSLEEDGAGSPPHSIPTPVGDLMSSEEEQRPNVDELRSRVAHELQTTQELLGEVCQGEGRGLVPEDLLMKAAKKFQLAQLCLRQASTLKLCEPPSRKDKRTSW from the exons ATGGAAGAT GGTGTGAAAGGAGCCACGTCGGAGCCAGGGAAGGTGGGGTGGGTGAAGAAATCCTCAGGGAAGCTACTGGGGAGCTACAAGGAACGCTACATCAAGGTGGAGAAGACAGAGATGGTGGTGTTCAAAAATCAG GAGTTACAGACCTGCTTAGAGAGAGTGGATCTTGAGAAGTATGATAAATGCCTTGAGTTGCGGAGTACCTTCAAAAAGAAGAGCCGGCTGGTGCTGATCCAGGCCCCCAACTGTGGGAGTAAG GTCCATAATGTCAAGCTTCAGGTGGAGAATTCTGAGGAGAAGGAGGCATGGATCAAGGCCCTCAATGATGCCATCAACAGAGCTAAAAACAAGATCTTTGATGag GTGAAGGTAGATGAAAGCTGTTCTTTAGACCATGTGACTCAGTCTCGTCCCCGAGGAAACCGCAGCCGTAGGCCACCTACCAGAATTCACTTGAAGGAG GTTGCCAGTGCTTCCTCTGATGGTATCCTAAGGCTTGACCTGGATACAGCTGAACACACTCCCAATGGGACCCATGAACTGAGTGCAGCCACAGTTGAGGTCACTGACATTAAGACAGACCATGTACCGAAGCCACCCGTGGCCCTGTTGCAGCCCAGTGAGGGCCTCCAGGAGACACTCAGCGAGGAGGGGATGACTGACCCCATACCTCCGCTGAAGGAGAGCAAACTCAGGGtactggaggaggaggacacaTCGGCTGGGACCACTGCTGACAGTGGTTCAGAACCAGTGGCAACAGAAAAACCTACAGGTACACAGGATCATGCGGAGGACCATCCCTTTGAATTACCATCGAAGTCACAGCTCAGCACCGCCTCTGAGCAAGTAATGGGCAAGGATGGCCTCAGTCCCACCCTCTCTGACACACCCATCACACCACCAGTGGACATGCCTACTTCACCCGTACTCCAACGGCATGAGTCTGACCAACCTACCCCTGAACAGGAGCTGCCCTCTGAACAGGAGCTGCCCTCTGAACATGAGGTGCCCTTTGAACAGGAGCTGCCCTCTGAACAGGAGATGCCCTTTGAACAGGAAGTGGCCAACCCACTGCTGAATGCACCTGAACCCCCAGCATCCTTATCCTATAGGGCAGAGGTCCAGTTTGTTATAGGCCCTGTCCAGCCTCTGGTCACTGAACCTGCAGAATATTCACCAGAATTGCTTCCAGAATCTCTTCCAGAACCTTCCTCAGAATTTTCTCCAGAACATGCTCCAACACCTGCTCCAGAATCTCCTCCCTCTACGGAACCTGCTCCAGAAAGTTCTGGCCTGCCAGCGACCCCTAATATGAAGTCCCTGAAGGTCCTAGCTGTCAGTgatcagtcatgtgaccactgGGAGGGGTCAGTGCAGGATCCAGCTTCCTCAGAAGAGACCATTATTCCTCTTGAGAGACTGGGGGTTCTGTCAGAGGAAAAAGGATGTAGCCCCTCCATGGGGCAAGAAGACATTAAGTCTAAAGACAGTGGCCAGCGATCTCATGATGGGGCTGACAGCTTGGAGGAGGATGGGGCCGGGAGTCCACCTCACTCCATCCCCACCCCCGTGGGGGACCTGATGTCCAGCGAGGAGGAGCAGCGCCCCAACGTGGACGAGTTGCGCAGCCGTGTTGCACATGAGCTGCAGACCACCCAGGAGCTTCTGGGAGAGGTGTGCCAAGGAGAAGGGCGAGGCCTGGTGCCAGAGGATCTTCTGATGAAGGCAGCCAAGAAATTTCAGCTGGCCCAGCTCTGCCTGAGACAGGCCAGCACCCTCAAACTCTGTGAACCCCCCAGCAGGAAGGACAAGAGGACAAGCTGGTGa
- the LOC135241615 gene encoding pleckstrin homology domain-containing family O member 2-like isoform X2, translating to MEDGVKGATSEPGKVGWVKKSSGKLLGSYKERYIKVEKTEMVVFKNQELQTCLERVDLEKYDKCLELRSTFKKKSRLVLIQAPNCGSKVHNVKLQVENSEEKEAWIKALNDAINRAKNKIFDEVKVDESCSLDHVTQSRPRGNRSRRPPTRIHLKEVASASSDGILRLDLDTAEHTPNGTHELSAATVEVTDIKTDHVPKPPVALLQPSEGLQETLSEEGMTDPIPPLKESKLRVLEEEDTSAGTTADSGSEPVATEKPTGTQDHAEDHPFELPSKSQLSTASEQVMGKDGLSPTLSDTPITPPVDMPTSPVLQRHESDQPTPEQELPSEQELPSEHEMPFEQEVANPLLNAPEPPASLSYRAEVQFVIGPVQPLVTEPAEYSPELLPESLPEPSSEFSPEHAPTPAPESPPSTEPAPESSGLPATPNMKSLKVLAVSDQSCDHWEGSVQDPASSEETIIPLERLGVLSEEKGCSPSMGQEDIKSKDSGQRSHDGADSLEEDGAGSPPHSIPTPVGDLMSSEEEQRPNVDELRSRVAHELQTTQELLGEVCQGEGRGLVPEDLLMKAAKKFQLAQLCLRQASTLKLCEPPSRKDKRTSW from the exons ATGGAAGAT GGTGTGAAAGGAGCCACGTCGGAGCCAGGGAAGGTGGGGTGGGTGAAGAAATCCTCAGGGAAGCTACTGGGGAGCTACAAGGAACGCTACATCAAGGTGGAGAAGACAGAGATGGTGGTGTTCAAAAATCAG GAGTTACAGACCTGCTTAGAGAGAGTGGATCTTGAGAAGTATGATAAATGCCTTGAGTTGCGGAGTACCTTCAAAAAGAAGAGCCGGCTGGTGCTGATCCAGGCCCCCAACTGTGGGAGTAAG GTCCATAATGTCAAGCTTCAGGTGGAGAATTCTGAGGAGAAGGAGGCATGGATCAAGGCCCTCAATGATGCCATCAACAGAGCTAAAAACAAGATCTTTGATGag GTGAAGGTAGATGAAAGCTGTTCTTTAGACCATGTGACTCAGTCTCGTCCCCGAGGAAACCGCAGCCGTAGGCCACCTACCAGAATTCACTTGAAGGAG GTTGCCAGTGCTTCCTCTGATGGTATCCTAAGGCTTGACCTGGATACAGCTGAACACACTCCCAATGGGACCCATGAACTGAGTGCAGCCACAGTTGAGGTCACTGACATTAAGACAGACCATGTACCGAAGCCACCCGTGGCCCTGTTGCAGCCCAGTGAGGGCCTCCAGGAGACACTCAGCGAGGAGGGGATGACTGACCCCATACCTCCGCTGAAGGAGAGCAAACTCAGGGtactggaggaggaggacacaTCGGCTGGGACCACTGCTGACAGTGGTTCAGAACCAGTGGCAACAGAAAAACCTACAGGTACACAGGATCATGCGGAGGACCATCCCTTTGAATTACCATCGAAGTCACAGCTCAGCACCGCCTCTGAGCAAGTAATGGGCAAGGATGGCCTCAGTCCCACCCTCTCTGACACACCCATCACACCACCAGTGGACATGCCTACTTCACCCGTACTCCAACGGCATGAGTCTGACCAACCTACCCCTGAACAGGAGCTGCCCTCTGAACAGGAGCTGCCCTCTGAACATGAG ATGCCCTTTGAACAGGAAGTGGCCAACCCACTGCTGAATGCACCTGAACCCCCAGCATCCTTATCCTATAGGGCAGAGGTCCAGTTTGTTATAGGCCCTGTCCAGCCTCTGGTCACTGAACCTGCAGAATATTCACCAGAATTGCTTCCAGAATCTCTTCCAGAACCTTCCTCAGAATTTTCTCCAGAACATGCTCCAACACCTGCTCCAGAATCTCCTCCCTCTACGGAACCTGCTCCAGAAAGTTCTGGCCTGCCAGCGACCCCTAATATGAAGTCCCTGAAGGTCCTAGCTGTCAGTgatcagtcatgtgaccactgGGAGGGGTCAGTGCAGGATCCAGCTTCCTCAGAAGAGACCATTATTCCTCTTGAGAGACTGGGGGTTCTGTCAGAGGAAAAAGGATGTAGCCCCTCCATGGGGCAAGAAGACATTAAGTCTAAAGACAGTGGCCAGCGATCTCATGATGGGGCTGACAGCTTGGAGGAGGATGGGGCCGGGAGTCCACCTCACTCCATCCCCACCCCCGTGGGGGACCTGATGTCCAGCGAGGAGGAGCAGCGCCCCAACGTGGACGAGTTGCGCAGCCGTGTTGCACATGAGCTGCAGACCACCCAGGAGCTTCTGGGAGAGGTGTGCCAAGGAGAAGGGCGAGGCCTGGTGCCAGAGGATCTTCTGATGAAGGCAGCCAAGAAATTTCAGCTGGCCCAGCTCTGCCTGAGACAGGCCAGCACCCTCAAACTCTGTGAACCCCCCAGCAGGAAGGACAAGAGGACAAGCTGGTGa